The nucleotide sequence TCATCGGCCAGCTCTTTATTTAGGTTTTGGTAGGCATTTTCCAGTGTTTCTTCCGGTGTTTGTGATTGGTTATCGCATTGCATATCATCTTTTTGTTTGGTGGTTTTTAGCTTCGTGGTGGATATGAAACGAGTAAACTCGGGATAATTTCCCAGAAGTTGAGCATCAATTTGGGGTGGGTTAAGCTTTAATAACTCAAGTCCTTCGTTGGTAATTGAAAAATAGCCACGTCTTTCGGATTTTAATAAACCTGCTTTATACAGATAAGTACGAGCCCAGCCCACACGATTATAAAATAACGGCTGTGTTCCGCTTAGTAGTAATTGTTTTTCTTCTTCGGGCGTAAGCTTGAAATAAGTTGCCAAGCTATCAACAACACTACGGAGGGAATACTCTTCTCCGTTTTTCACATGCTGCAACAATGGGAGCATTATGTTTTGAAAACCCGGAATTGCCATTTAGCCTTCCTACGATTGTTTAGCTTTGGGTTTGTCTATCTTGAGCATAATCTACACCTTAAGCATAACGATGTCAAATAAAAATACCCCATCTTTGTCAGACGGGGTACGGAATTGATGCCCAAAGAACAGTATAGATTACAGCAAGCCGATTAAAGTGTGCCTGATACAGCGCACCTTATAAGCCGCATCTTCCAAATCATCTTCGATTTTGCCAAGTTCTTGGAGTAGATTCTTGCTGGAAGTGGCACTCGGCAACTCTCCGCTCTGGTTTAAGGCGGTAAATCTCGGCAATAACTCTCTCAATTTTTGGCTGGCGGCAACATATTTGGTGGTTAAATCCTTATACTCGCTGAAAAGATATTCTGATACCCTCATTTAGTCCCTCTTTAAATATATACTTTAACGTATTTATATTAGCTAAAGAACGCCAAAATGTCCAACGCCTGCCGTGGCTGTTCGAAAATCAATGTCTTTTTTATTTTTTGGCTCGGAGTGCGCGGTACGGTCGCTTAGAATTTCGTATGCTATAATCAGATATAATGAAAATGCGGTTAATATGGGCAATAATAAGCATATTTGCCGAAGAAGCAGCCATTTTAGCGGTTTGCTTGCTTGTTTTACCGCGTTATAACATTAATATTCATATTGCTGTTGTTGTGCTTATAATGGTTGCGTGGTTGGTCTTGTCGGTGCTGTTATACCAAGCGGGCAGCCGCGCTTTGTTAAAGCATCCGGTTAATGACCCCGAAGCGATTATCGGTAAACAAGGGGTTGTGGTTCAGGAGATAAATCCCCAAGGGTTGGTTAAAATCCAAGGAGAACTGTGGGGGGCTAATTCCGAAGAAAAAATCGATGTCGGTGAGAAAATAACGGTTATCGACTGTACCGGGATTAAACTTACGGTTATCCGCTCCGATTCTCAGAAAAATTCATAAAAGCAAATCTTGTTATTTTATTTAACTTAAAACTTTTTGTAAAAATGTGTGGTTTTCGCTGTTTTTAACCCCAAATTAACAAAAATTAGCCCTTAATCTTTAATAAACAAAAAAAGTTGACCTTATTTAGCGCATTATTTCCGCCGAATACGAATATTATGTTATAATTTAGGCTCAGGTATTTGGAAAAAGTAGAGGACAGCAAGATGGAAATCATTCCGGCAATAGATATCCGCGGCGGTAAATGTGTTCGCCTGTATCAAGGTGATTACGGCATGGAAACCGTTTTTTCCGATGACCCCGTAGGTATGGCAATGCAATGGCAATCGCTGGGTGCTTTACGTTTGCATGTTGTTGACCTTGACGGGGCTGTTTCCGGTGAATTGGAAAATCTGCGCATTATTTCGGAAATTGCCAACTCGCTCCTTATTCCGATTCAAGTCGGCGGTGGTATCCGCGACATGGACTCCATCGGTAAGCTGTTATCATGCGGTGTTGACCGCGTTATCCTTGGTACGTCCGCTGTCGAAGACCCTCAAATGGTTGCAGAGGCCTGCCGCCGTTACAATAAATCCATTGTGGTTGGGATCGATGCCAGAGACGGGA is from Dehalococcoidales bacterium and encodes:
- a CDS encoding restriction endonuclease, whose amino-acid sequence is MAIPGFQNIMLPLLQHVKNGEEYSLRSVVDSLATYFKLTPEEEKQLLLSGTQPLFYNRVGWARTYLYKAGLLKSERRGYFSITNEGLELLKLNPPQIDAQLLGNYPEFTRFISTTKLKTTKQKDDMQCDNQSQTPEETLENAYQNLNKELADEVLNQIKTGLPSLFEQIVIDLLVKMGYGGNRKDAGEAIGKPRDEGIDGIIKEDKLGLDTIYIQAKRWDNTKIGRSEIQKFAGALQGQKARKGIFITTSSFSKEAQEYVSRIDTKIVLIDGERLAELMIENNVGVNVLANYEVKKIDYDYFTS
- a CDS encoding NfeD family protein, whose protein sequence is MKMRLIWAIISIFAEEAAILAVCLLVLPRYNINIHIAVVVLIMVAWLVLSVLLYQAGSRALLKHPVNDPEAIIGKQGVVVQEINPQGLVKIQGELWGANSEEKIDVGEKITVIDCTGIKLTVIRSDSQKNS
- the hisA gene encoding 1-(5-phosphoribosyl)-5-[(5-phosphoribosylamino)methylideneamino]imidazole-4-carboxamide isomerase, which gives rise to MEKVEDSKMEIIPAIDIRGGKCVRLYQGDYGMETVFSDDPVGMAMQWQSLGALRLHVVDLDGAVSGELENLRIISEIANSLLIPIQVGGGIRDMDSIGKLLSCGVDRVILGTSAVEDPQMVAEACRRYNKSIVVGIDARDGKVATRGWKLDTGREPVEFARDMMKLGVRSFVFTDIRRDGTLTEPNFVALFELINSIKASVIASGGVANITHLKLLKKIGASGAIIGKALYTKDINLKQALDELDK